A stretch of Rubinisphaera margarita DNA encodes these proteins:
- a CDS encoding 3-deoxy-D-manno-octulosonic acid transferase, with product MRYLLNCVYVLLVTAVSPMLLYRRWTTGRYREGWSEKLWGRIEPRNSEAPCVWLHAVSVGEVLQLESIVKGWRERFPDWDIAISTTTQTGMQVAKKTYPDAHLFYCPLDFSWAVRNTLKRLKPSCVVLVELELWPNLILEVDRAGIPLLLINGRLGEKSYRGYRRIRPLVASLMRRLAVVTAQNEEYGERFHKLGVPKNRLHVAGSIKFDRLSTDRNSPATRQLRENFGIKPDAPILMAGSTGEPEEKIILSTWISLRQQFPQLQLLIAPRHQERFEEVAELIQRAGFHAVRRSKLGEKPRKSMKQIPPVYLLDTLGELSACWGLADIAFVGGSLNQRGGQNMMEPAGYGAALLFGPNTWNFADVVEDLKQARACRIVSNQHELITQIGELLRSPQSAQRLGRAAQNYVLSKQGATTLTLNEIEKTLHLTQPETIRPAA from the coding sequence GTGCGATATTTGCTCAATTGCGTCTATGTTCTGCTCGTTACCGCAGTCTCTCCGATGCTGCTTTATCGCAGATGGACCACCGGCCGTTATCGCGAAGGCTGGTCAGAAAAACTCTGGGGCCGCATCGAACCCCGTAACAGCGAAGCCCCCTGTGTCTGGCTGCACGCTGTGAGTGTCGGCGAAGTGCTGCAGCTCGAGTCGATTGTGAAAGGCTGGCGGGAACGCTTCCCCGACTGGGACATCGCCATCAGCACGACCACGCAAACCGGCATGCAGGTCGCGAAGAAAACTTATCCCGACGCGCACCTGTTCTACTGCCCACTCGATTTCAGCTGGGCCGTGCGGAATACGCTTAAACGACTCAAACCGAGCTGCGTGGTGCTGGTCGAACTGGAGCTCTGGCCGAACCTGATTCTGGAAGTGGATCGTGCCGGGATTCCTCTGCTGCTGATCAACGGGCGGCTCGGTGAGAAGAGCTATCGAGGGTACCGTCGCATTCGCCCGCTTGTTGCCTCACTCATGCGGCGGCTCGCTGTGGTCACCGCTCAGAACGAAGAATACGGCGAACGTTTCCATAAGCTCGGCGTCCCGAAGAATCGACTGCATGTTGCCGGGTCGATCAAGTTCGATCGGCTGTCGACCGACCGGAACAGTCCGGCCACCCGTCAGCTGCGGGAAAACTTCGGCATCAAGCCCGACGCTCCGATTCTCATGGCTGGCAGCACAGGCGAACCGGAAGAGAAGATCATTCTCTCCACCTGGATCTCGCTGCGGCAGCAGTTTCCACAGTTACAGCTGTTGATCGCCCCCCGGCATCAGGAGCGGTTCGAGGAAGTCGCCGAGCTGATTCAGCGGGCCGGGTTCCACGCCGTCCGCCGGTCCAAACTCGGCGAGAAACCACGCAAATCGATGAAACAGATCCCGCCGGTGTATTTGCTCGATACACTCGGCGAACTTTCCGCCTGCTGGGGACTGGCCGATATTGCCTTCGTGGGTGGCAGTCTGAACCAGCGGGGCGGACAGAACATGATGGAGCCGGCCGGCTACGGAGCCGCCCTGCTTTTTGGCCCGAATACCTGGAATTTTGCCGACGTGGTCGAGGATCTGAAACAGGCTCGGGCCTGCCGGATCGTCAGCAATCAGCACGAACTGATCACCCAGATCGGCGAACTGCTGCGGTCTCCACAGTCCGCCCAGCGACTGGGTCGAGCCGCCCAGAATTACGTGCTCAGCAAGCAGGGTGCAACCACGCTGACCCTCAACGAGATCGAAAAAACGCTGCACCTCACGCAGCCGGAGACGATTCGTCCCGCGGCGTGA
- a CDS encoding polysaccharide biosynthesis protein yields the protein MRHRLAIILPVYTLLLTASLFFAFCLRFDFAMGASEWSWFLRTVPLVVVAKLGLIGLAGEWKRSYRHASVMDGLVTAGVCGASAALLLTVYYLDAPRAMVLPRSVLLIDTMLSMLFIMGFRIGCRLAWSKRNVSERQQPTEAALIYGTDETAIGIWKMLMASNGHLGRFRVTGFIDPGPDRQRSLIGGQPVYSLDECWSPRTTSRVQHILVPTTTSGRVVRDLLHRCQEADIDVHKIPTVEEIVEGRFRLAVRELDIDDLLRRPPTKLDLDSIADSITGKSVLVTGGAGSIGSELCRQILEFKPAKLVIYDHSEFGVFQMEREFARQDCGETELHYVTATILDPDALNGVFSTHRPEHVFHAAAYKHVPLMQDNPYAAIRNNFMGTKAVVDAAHKHGAERFVLISTDKAVRPTSVMGATKLLAEKYLQAMSQGSATTFITVRFGNVLNSVGSVVPIFRQQIERGGPVTVTHKDMVRYFMTIPEAVQLVLQAGAVGQSGQVLILDMGEPVKIVDLARDMIALSGLNYPDDIEIEFTGLRPGEKMYEELFYAHEHGAPKIHEKIILGAGHPPSMIQIHADLQQLQKTLNGSADQITSSLWNVVQRYVAIDDAEVTPEEIRSAA from the coding sequence ATGCGCCACAGACTGGCCATCATTCTCCCCGTTTATACGCTCTTATTGACAGCCTCGCTGTTTTTCGCGTTCTGCCTGCGATTCGACTTCGCGATGGGAGCTTCGGAATGGTCCTGGTTCCTCCGGACGGTTCCGCTGGTTGTCGTCGCCAAGCTGGGTCTCATCGGGCTGGCCGGAGAATGGAAGCGCTCTTACCGCCACGCCTCCGTGATGGACGGACTGGTGACCGCTGGCGTCTGCGGAGCTTCCGCAGCATTGCTGCTTACGGTCTATTACCTCGACGCCCCGCGAGCGATGGTTCTGCCCCGATCGGTCCTGCTCATCGATACGATGCTGAGCATGCTGTTTATCATGGGATTCCGTATCGGCTGCCGCCTGGCCTGGTCGAAGCGAAATGTCTCCGAACGTCAGCAGCCGACCGAAGCCGCTCTAATTTATGGTACCGATGAAACCGCTATCGGCATCTGGAAGATGCTCATGGCCAGCAATGGACACCTCGGTCGCTTCCGTGTCACCGGGTTCATTGATCCCGGCCCGGATCGTCAGCGATCCCTGATTGGCGGCCAGCCGGTCTATTCGCTCGATGAGTGCTGGAGTCCGCGAACGACTTCTCGTGTTCAACACATTCTCGTGCCGACGACCACGTCCGGTCGCGTCGTGCGAGATCTGCTGCATCGCTGCCAGGAAGCCGACATCGATGTGCATAAGATTCCGACCGTCGAAGAGATTGTCGAAGGTCGTTTCCGTCTGGCTGTTCGTGAACTCGATATCGACGACCTGCTGCGACGTCCGCCGACGAAGCTCGATCTGGACAGCATTGCCGACTCAATTACCGGAAAAAGCGTGCTCGTCACCGGCGGAGCGGGCAGTATCGGCAGCGAACTGTGCCGCCAGATCCTCGAATTCAAACCGGCCAAACTCGTCATCTACGATCATTCCGAGTTCGGCGTCTTTCAGATGGAACGCGAGTTCGCCCGGCAGGACTGCGGCGAAACCGAACTCCATTACGTCACCGCGACGATTCTCGATCCCGATGCCCTCAACGGGGTGTTCAGCACGCATCGTCCGGAACATGTTTTCCACGCAGCCGCCTACAAGCATGTCCCATTGATGCAAGACAATCCGTATGCGGCCATCCGAAACAACTTCATGGGTACCAAGGCGGTTGTCGATGCCGCACACAAGCACGGAGCAGAACGCTTCGTGTTGATCTCCACCGACAAAGCGGTTCGCCCGACATCGGTTATGGGAGCCACCAAGCTGCTGGCCGAGAAGTATCTGCAGGCGATGTCGCAGGGCTCCGCGACGACCTTCATTACCGTTCGCTTCGGCAACGTGCTGAACTCGGTCGGAAGTGTGGTGCCGATCTTCCGTCAGCAGATCGAACGGGGCGGCCCGGTCACGGTGACCCACAAAGACATGGTCCGGTACTTCATGACCATTCCCGAAGCCGTGCAGCTCGTGCTGCAGGCGGGAGCGGTTGGACAGTCGGGACAGGTTCTGATCCTCGACATGGGTGAACCGGTCAAGATTGTCGACCTGGCTCGCGATATGATCGCGCTCTCCGGCTTGAACTATCCAGACGACATCGAGATCGAATTTACCGGACTGCGTCCCGGTGAAAAGATGTACGAAGAACTGTTCTACGCGCACGAGCACGGAGCTCCGAAGATTCACGAGAAGATTATTCTCGGAGCCGGACACCCCCCTTCCATGATCCAGATCCACGCCGATCTGCAGCAGTTGCAGAAGACGTTGAACGGCTCTGCCGATCAGATCACCAGCTCACTCTGGAATGTGGTCCAGCGTTATGTGGCGATCGACGATGCGGAAGTGACCCCGGAAGAGATCCGCTCGGCTGCCTGA
- a CDS encoding YfhO family protein, with the protein MSVEKPSSPAVSSRFLAIGMTAIALTMWFWLDLWLGGGLIGGDIYTYYFPQKAFYAEQLAEGILPTWNNLVGHGYPLVAESQTGVYYPPNVLLYSLLKVNTAYNISHLLHYVVGFAVTALLALELGLSLPAALLASLAFIYGWFAPRSCLEWAIVTGIYLPLNLWLLIRFFRSRSLLWLWLLAGALCLQLLPGHYHLAFITLLTLAGWSLAEVFLGDRLQRKESPTPPAVSHRLKWLAGPAVAVTLGFILASVQLLPTWSLKQNSQRETSSSADFDPGYGHIPPRYISQMIVPWVWYADAVELSDRLNQKTPLDFPSATNPVEAHLYFGFLPCLLAIYAGVTLCRPRNSQQWSLAVLGVLGLLAAVYATGWLIPWFQHLPGFGFFRGSGRFGLVTTLAAALWAGFGLDQLRRKLPANVGLVLFVLTGVVTLVDLSLVSQRITYAFMVAETPLTRIEDSPVRQLLKEASPPARLFAPGPNLPTITGIAATPVYLGLGPEEYFDPELNYPVAENESPTPWQSFTPEQIDWLRRAGVTHILGFSPPNPNSVDIRLVWQGIDPLLNGAWGRPEPIYLSEVTGTRGRVAWEEPQEGATIEWNVGSPHEIELTASTPVPQTLILTELFNDDWLATVDGQAAPSLRIDGMFRGVEVPAGKHQVRWSYEPAALRAGSVVSIAGITIWLMLGGWLLTRRRRPIL; encoded by the coding sequence ATGTCCGTAGAAAAGCCTTCCTCCCCCGCCGTCTCCTCGCGATTTCTCGCGATCGGCATGACCGCGATCGCTCTGACGATGTGGTTCTGGCTCGATCTGTGGCTGGGCGGAGGCCTGATCGGCGGCGATATCTACACGTATTACTTTCCGCAGAAGGCGTTCTACGCCGAGCAACTCGCCGAGGGGATTCTGCCGACCTGGAACAATCTGGTCGGCCATGGTTACCCGCTCGTCGCCGAGAGCCAGACGGGTGTTTACTATCCGCCGAACGTGCTGCTCTACAGCCTGCTGAAGGTGAATACGGCTTACAATATCAGCCATCTGCTGCATTATGTGGTCGGATTCGCCGTCACCGCTCTGCTCGCTCTGGAACTGGGGCTGTCGCTTCCCGCAGCGTTGCTCGCGTCGCTGGCCTTCATCTACGGCTGGTTTGCTCCTCGCTCCTGTCTCGAATGGGCCATCGTGACGGGAATCTACCTGCCGCTGAACCTGTGGCTGCTGATCCGTTTTTTCCGCAGCCGATCGCTGCTCTGGCTCTGGCTGCTGGCCGGGGCTCTGTGCCTGCAGCTGCTGCCCGGGCACTATCACCTGGCGTTTATCACACTGCTGACACTGGCCGGGTGGTCTCTGGCGGAAGTCTTTTTAGGGGATCGTCTACAGCGCAAAGAAAGTCCGACTCCGCCAGCAGTTTCGCATCGCCTGAAATGGCTGGCGGGCCCGGCGGTCGCCGTGACTCTCGGATTCATCCTGGCCAGTGTCCAGCTGCTGCCGACCTGGTCGCTGAAGCAGAACAGTCAGCGGGAGACATCGAGCTCCGCCGATTTCGATCCGGGGTATGGACACATCCCGCCGCGATACATTTCGCAGATGATCGTTCCATGGGTTTGGTATGCGGATGCCGTTGAGCTGAGCGATCGTCTCAACCAGAAGACCCCGCTCGATTTCCCCTCCGCAACGAACCCGGTCGAAGCTCACCTGTACTTCGGCTTTCTTCCCTGCCTGCTGGCCATCTATGCGGGGGTGACGCTCTGTCGACCACGAAATTCGCAGCAATGGTCGCTGGCTGTTCTCGGTGTGCTGGGACTGCTGGCGGCTGTTTATGCGACCGGCTGGTTAATCCCCTGGTTTCAACATCTGCCGGGCTTCGGATTTTTTCGAGGATCCGGACGTTTCGGTCTGGTGACGACGCTGGCGGCTGCATTGTGGGCGGGATTTGGACTCGACCAATTGCGAAGAAAGCTCCCCGCGAACGTCGGCCTCGTATTGTTCGTGCTTACGGGCGTCGTCACGCTGGTCGACCTTTCTCTGGTCAGTCAACGAATCACGTACGCCTTCATGGTTGCCGAGACGCCTCTGACCCGAATCGAAGACAGCCCTGTCCGGCAGCTGCTGAAGGAAGCCTCTCCGCCCGCGCGGCTGTTCGCTCCCGGTCCGAATCTGCCGACAATCACGGGCATTGCCGCCACCCCGGTCTATCTGGGTTTGGGCCCTGAAGAATACTTCGATCCGGAACTGAACTATCCCGTCGCCGAGAACGAGTCCCCCACTCCGTGGCAGAGTTTTACGCCGGAACAGATCGACTGGCTCCGCCGTGCGGGAGTGACTCACATTCTCGGCTTTTCGCCTCCCAATCCGAACAGCGTCGATATTCGACTGGTCTGGCAGGGAATCGATCCGTTGCTCAACGGGGCGTGGGGCCGGCCGGAACCGATTTACCTGTCAGAAGTGACCGGAACACGTGGTCGCGTCGCCTGGGAGGAGCCACAGGAGGGGGCCACGATCGAGTGGAATGTTGGAAGTCCGCACGAGATTGAACTGACGGCCTCGACGCCGGTTCCCCAGACATTGATCCTGACGGAACTGTTCAATGACGACTGGCTGGCGACTGTCGACGGACAAGCCGCCCCGTCTCTGCGGATCGACGGAATGTTTCGCGGCGTCGAGGTCCCGGCTGGGAAACACCAGGTCCGCTGGAGCTATGAACCGGCCGCTCTCCGGGCCGGCAGCGTGGTTTCCATTGCAGGAATTACAATCTGGCTGATGCTCGGCGGCTGGCTGCTGACAAGACGAAGACGCCCCATCCTCTGA
- a CDS encoding outer membrane protein assembly factor BamB family protein — translation MQRLLRNSIFLLVLSVGLSAVAADSWPQFRGPGGQGHATESSLPLKFDEETNLRWKQAIRGEGWSSAVARDDQLWLTTAVLEDEPKPLLRLYAVGLDPETGSIRHEIELFQVEQPEKIHDDNSYASPTPVIDEHGVYCHFGTFGTAAIDYRTGKILWKNDSFEIDHQGGPGSSPVPYENLLILTCDGANVQFVVALDKQSGEEVWKTTRTAPLRDNSITHRAFATPLIWNHGGRDLLISPGPDQAHAYEPATGKELWHVRYVGFSNVPAPVTTDSLVFLCTGFFETELLAVEPGGSGNVTESHVKWTYTRSVSTVPSPIVVDDKLFSINEAGLVACLDCTTGKVLGKRRLIGKYSASPIYANGRLYFCSEEGKISVLAPDSDMELLQVNRLDGLIKASPSVVEDTLYLRTATHLYRIEDTAVRSGP, via the coding sequence ATGCAACGCCTGCTGCGGAACTCGATTTTCCTGCTCGTTCTCTCGGTCGGTCTTTCCGCTGTTGCCGCCGACAGCTGGCCGCAGTTTCGCGGCCCGGGGGGACAGGGACATGCGACCGAATCGTCGCTCCCGCTGAAGTTTGATGAAGAGACCAATCTCCGCTGGAAACAGGCAATTCGCGGCGAAGGCTGGTCGTCGGCTGTCGCTCGAGACGATCAACTCTGGTTGACCACTGCCGTTCTCGAAGACGAGCCGAAACCGCTGCTTCGTCTCTATGCCGTTGGGCTCGATCCTGAAACGGGTTCGATCCGGCACGAGATCGAGCTCTTTCAGGTCGAACAACCTGAAAAGATTCACGACGACAACAGCTACGCGTCCCCCACGCCGGTGATCGACGAGCACGGTGTCTATTGCCACTTCGGCACCTTCGGCACGGCGGCCATCGATTACCGGACCGGGAAGATCCTCTGGAAGAACGATTCCTTCGAGATTGATCACCAGGGAGGACCGGGCAGTTCTCCGGTGCCCTACGAGAATCTGTTGATCCTCACCTGCGACGGTGCCAATGTTCAGTTCGTCGTGGCACTCGACAAGCAGTCTGGGGAGGAAGTCTGGAAGACGACTCGGACCGCTCCGTTGCGGGACAACTCGATTACGCATCGTGCGTTTGCAACACCGCTGATCTGGAATCACGGCGGCCGCGACCTGCTTATCAGCCCGGGCCCCGACCAGGCGCACGCTTACGAGCCGGCGACTGGCAAAGAGTTGTGGCACGTGCGCTATGTCGGCTTCTCGAACGTGCCCGCTCCGGTCACCACAGACTCCCTGGTCTTCCTCTGCACCGGTTTCTTTGAAACCGAACTGCTGGCGGTCGAACCGGGCGGCTCCGGAAATGTCACTGAGTCTCACGTGAAATGGACCTACACGCGGAGCGTGAGCACGGTTCCTTCTCCGATCGTCGTCGACGACAAACTGTTCAGCATTAATGAAGCGGGGCTGGTCGCCTGTCTCGACTGCACCACCGGAAAGGTGCTGGGAAAACGACGACTGATCGGCAAGTACTCCGCCTCGCCCATCTACGCGAACGGGCGGCTCTACTTTTGCAGCGAAGAGGGCAAGATCTCCGTGCTCGCTCCGGACAGCGACATGGAACTGCTGCAGGTCAACCGACTCGACGGTCTGATCAAAGCCTCCCCTTCCGTAGTCGAGGATACACTCTATCTCCGGACGGCGACGCATCTGTATCGCATTGAAGACACCGCGGTTCGCAGCGGACCATAA
- the glgP gene encoding alpha-glucan family phosphorylase, translated as MPTEMSVHAKLSEIANNLWWSWQPELDDIFRRIDPQRFTELSHNPVQLLKEYPPDKLEKRAREEVLHSKINWAYRRFKEYLKNRSTWGDTHAGLLNFRPVAYFSAEFGMHESLRVYSGGLGVLAGDHLKSASDLGVPLVGVGLFYHEGYFSQTIDENGWQQETYTEVDPSTMPLAPVVGSDGKDIVISVETRHEKIFARIIKVMVGRVRLFLLDANIPQNTEENRKLTARLYGGDQRIRIRQELLLGIGGVRALHALGINPRVIHMNEGHSAFAGLEVIRHRMHHDGMTFNDALQETAATGVFTTHTPVAAGHDRFDDGLVDEHLGPMGDALGLDHHGLMALGRVDPQNHGESFCMTVLAFKTSRRANAVSNLHGVVSRKMWACLWPWRSEEEVPIGHITNGVHVNSWLATQMRVIYDRVLPAEWYLHTGEPEVWAGFEQVTPGELWETHQALKARLIVYTRNRLMKQAARKNASDAELNELSELMDPRALTIGFARRFAPYKRADLIVHDPERLARIANAANRPVQFIFCGKAHPADEYGKSILQRIVKLSESKEFKGKIVFLEDYDINFTRHLVQGVDVWLNNPRRPLEASGTSGQKVVLNGGLNFSVLDGWWAEAYDEMNGFAIGDGHIHVNNDIQDQRDAESLIEVLENQIVPIYYERDTDDLPQRWISRMKHSVRTLGWRYNADRMVMDYVTNTYIPAAGGTSAEMRMMP; from the coding sequence ATGCCAACTGAAATGTCGGTTCACGCGAAACTGAGCGAAATCGCCAACAATCTCTGGTGGAGCTGGCAGCCCGAACTCGACGACATCTTTCGCCGAATCGATCCGCAGCGGTTTACCGAGCTGAGTCATAACCCCGTCCAGCTGCTCAAAGAGTATCCGCCGGACAAGTTGGAGAAGCGGGCCCGCGAAGAAGTCCTGCACTCAAAAATCAACTGGGCCTACCGCCGGTTCAAGGAATACCTGAAGAACCGCAGCACCTGGGGCGACACTCACGCCGGCCTGCTGAACTTCCGCCCGGTGGCCTATTTCTCCGCCGAATTCGGTATGCACGAATCACTGCGCGTCTACTCGGGTGGTCTCGGCGTTCTCGCCGGCGATCATCTCAAGAGCGCCTCCGATCTCGGCGTGCCGCTCGTTGGTGTCGGCCTGTTCTACCACGAAGGTTACTTCTCCCAGACGATCGACGAAAACGGCTGGCAGCAGGAAACCTATACCGAAGTTGACCCGAGCACGATGCCGCTGGCCCCCGTGGTTGGCAGCGATGGCAAAGATATTGTCATTTCCGTCGAAACGCGGCACGAAAAGATCTTCGCCCGCATCATCAAAGTCATGGTGGGTCGCGTTCGGCTGTTCCTGCTTGATGCCAATATCCCTCAGAATACCGAAGAGAACCGCAAGCTGACCGCCCGTCTGTACGGCGGTGACCAGCGGATTCGTATCCGTCAGGAACTGCTGCTCGGAATCGGCGGCGTGCGGGCCTTGCATGCTCTGGGCATCAATCCCCGCGTCATTCACATGAACGAAGGGCACTCCGCCTTCGCCGGACTGGAAGTCATTCGGCATCGGATGCATCACGATGGCATGACGTTCAACGATGCCCTGCAGGAAACCGCCGCGACAGGCGTCTTCACCACACACACTCCGGTCGCCGCTGGCCACGACCGCTTCGATGATGGCCTCGTCGATGAACATCTCGGCCCGATGGGCGATGCTCTCGGACTCGATCACCACGGACTGATGGCTCTCGGCCGCGTCGATCCTCAGAACCATGGCGAATCGTTCTGCATGACGGTCCTGGCCTTCAAAACATCACGTCGGGCCAATGCCGTGTCGAATCTGCACGGCGTCGTCTCCCGGAAGATGTGGGCCTGCCTGTGGCCCTGGCGGAGTGAAGAAGAAGTTCCGATCGGCCACATTACCAACGGGGTGCACGTGAACTCCTGGCTGGCCACGCAAATGCGAGTCATTTACGACCGCGTTTTGCCAGCTGAGTGGTATCTGCATACCGGGGAACCCGAAGTGTGGGCCGGCTTCGAGCAGGTCACGCCCGGCGAACTCTGGGAAACGCACCAGGCGCTGAAAGCCCGGCTGATCGTTTACACCCGTAACCGTCTCATGAAGCAGGCGGCTCGAAAGAACGCCAGCGATGCGGAACTGAACGAGCTGTCTGAACTGATGGATCCACGCGCGTTGACCATCGGCTTCGCCCGCCGGTTTGCTCCGTACAAACGAGCCGATCTGATCGTGCACGATCCCGAACGGCTCGCCCGCATCGCCAATGCGGCCAATCGACCGGTGCAGTTCATCTTCTGCGGAAAAGCACACCCGGCTGATGAATACGGCAAGTCGATTCTGCAGCGGATTGTGAAGCTGTCGGAATCGAAGGAGTTCAAGGGCAAGATCGTCTTCCTCGAAGACTACGACATCAACTTCACGCGGCATCTGGTGCAGGGAGTCGACGTGTGGTTGAACAACCCGCGGCGTCCTCTCGAAGCCTCCGGAACGAGCGGTCAGAAGGTCGTGTTGAACGGCGGACTGAACTTCTCGGTGCTCGATGGCTGGTGGGCCGAAGCCTACGACGAAATGAACGGCTTCGCCATTGGCGACGGCCACATTCACGTCAACAATGACATTCAGGACCAGCGTGATGCCGAAAGCCTGATCGAAGTTCTTGAAAACCAGATCGTGCCGATTTACTACGAACGGGACACCGATGATCTGCCGCAGAGATGGATCAGCCGGATGAAGCATTCCGTGCGAACGCTCGGCTGGCGTTACAACGCTGACCGGATGGTGATGGACTACGTGACCAACACCTACATCCCGGCAGCCGGCGGTACGTCGGCTGAAATGCGAATGATGCCGTAA
- the metK gene encoding methionine adenosyltransferase, producing the protein MSSYIFTSEAVSMGHPDKVSDQVSDGILDALLAQDARARVACETLCTTDYVCLAGEITANAKVDYEQVARDVIRGIGYTSDDIGFNADSCKVDVLLHSQSADIAMGVDRDGAGDQGLMFGYACNQTEEYMPVPIALSHRVLNRLTEARQKGEVDWLRPDSKSQVSVEFNGSKPVRISAVVVSTQHAASVSQKEITEFTVDQIVKDVIPAEYLNDQTKYHINPTGQFIIGGPHGDCGLTGRKIIVDTYGGWGRHGGGAFSGKDPTKVDRSAAYMARYVAKNVVAAGLASECEVQLAYAIGVAEPVSVHIDTFGTHEVDESKIERAIREIFPLTPKGIIETLDLRRPIFGKTAWGGHFGRNDPDFTWEAIDRASALRQACGLSSDVPQTEFVIS; encoded by the coding sequence ATGTCGAGTTATATTTTCACCAGCGAAGCGGTGAGCATGGGCCATCCGGACAAGGTTTCGGATCAGGTTTCGGATGGAATCCTGGACGCGTTGCTGGCCCAGGACGCCCGGGCCCGCGTGGCCTGCGAGACGCTTTGCACGACCGATTATGTCTGTCTGGCCGGTGAAATCACCGCCAATGCCAAGGTCGATTACGAGCAGGTCGCCCGCGACGTCATTCGCGGCATCGGCTACACGAGCGACGACATCGGCTTCAACGCCGATAGCTGCAAGGTCGATGTCCTGCTGCACTCGCAGTCGGCCGACATCGCCATGGGTGTCGACCGCGACGGAGCCGGCGATCAGGGTCTGATGTTCGGCTATGCCTGCAACCAGACCGAAGAATACATGCCGGTCCCCATCGCTCTGTCGCATCGCGTTCTGAATCGCCTCACCGAAGCTCGTCAGAAGGGCGAAGTCGACTGGCTGCGTCCGGACAGCAAGAGCCAGGTCAGCGTTGAGTTCAACGGCTCCAAGCCGGTTCGCATCTCCGCTGTCGTCGTTTCGACTCAGCACGCTGCTTCGGTTTCCCAGAAGGAAATCACCGAGTTCACGGTCGATCAGATCGTCAAGGATGTGATCCCGGCTGAGTACCTCAACGACCAGACCAAGTACCACATCAACCCGACTGGCCAGTTCATCATCGGTGGTCCTCACGGCGACTGTGGTCTGACCGGACGGAAGATCATCGTCGACACCTACGGCGGCTGGGGCCGTCACGGGGGTGGTGCCTTCAGTGGAAAAGATCCAACAAAGGTCGACCGCTCTGCCGCTTACATGGCCCGTTACGTGGCCAAGAACGTGGTCGCAGCCGGTCTGGCCAGCGAATGTGAAGTCCAGCTCGCTTACGCCATCGGCGTGGCCGAGCCGGTCAGCGTGCACATCGATACGTTCGGCACCCACGAAGTCGACGAGTCCAAGATTGAACGGGCGATCCGCGAGATCTTCCCGCTCACTCCGAAGGGCATTATCGAAACGCTCGACCTGCGTCGTCCGATCTTCGGCAAGACCGCCTGGGGTGGTCACTTCGGCCGCAACGATCCGGACTTCACCTGGGAAGCCATCGATCGGGCATCGGCTCTGCGTCAGGCATGCGGCCTGAGCAGCGACGTGCCTCAGACGGAATTCGTCATCAGCTAA
- the folK gene encoding 2-amino-4-hydroxy-6-hydroxymethyldihydropteridine diphosphokinase yields the protein MKAGLALGGNLGDTVALLQTASRLLDEHPEIGVLNVSRNYTTSPVGAAAGSRFVNSAILIETSLAAEALLDVCQRIEHEAGRVREIHWGPRTLDIDLIFFGSEILETERLIIPHPACWYRRFVLDPLCDVAAGLRHPVLNQTFAQLRDRLRRRPLTVSLGQLSHARQQQLHPLLAEYDVIEVAGEDLAATLILIDRPLTSRSRQQFGELYEQDLPGSFDAHLKDVLNAALDEPRPYADS from the coding sequence GTGAAAGCAGGTCTCGCTCTCGGCGGAAATCTCGGCGACACCGTCGCCCTGCTGCAGACCGCATCCCGACTGCTGGATGAACATCCAGAGATTGGTGTCCTGAACGTCAGCCGGAATTACACAACCTCACCCGTTGGCGCAGCCGCGGGCAGCCGGTTCGTGAACTCCGCCATCCTCATCGAGACCTCGCTCGCAGCCGAGGCTCTGCTCGATGTCTGCCAGCGGATTGAGCACGAAGCCGGTCGGGTGCGTGAGATTCACTGGGGACCCAGAACGCTCGATATTGATCTCATCTTCTTCGGCTCGGAGATCCTCGAAACCGAACGGCTGATAATTCCGCACCCCGCCTGCTGGTATCGCCGCTTTGTCCTCGATCCCCTGTGTGATGTGGCGGCGGGTCTACGCCATCCCGTCCTGAATCAGACGTTCGCCCAGCTGCGAGACCGGCTCCGTCGCCGTCCTCTTACGGTGAGCCTCGGTCAGCTTTCCCATGCACGCCAGCAACAGCTTCATCCGCTGCTGGCTGAGTACGATGTGATTGAAGTCGCCGGTGAAGACCTCGCTGCGACCCTGATCCTCATCGACCGCCCGCTTACGTCCCGCTCCCGGCAGCAGTTCGGAGAACTCTACGAACAGGATCTGCCGGGATCGTTCGACGCACATCTCAAAGACGTTCTGAACGCCGCCCTCGACGAGCCCAGGCCGTACGCGGATTCATAG